A single region of the Sorghum bicolor cultivar BTx623 chromosome 7, Sorghum_bicolor_NCBIv3, whole genome shotgun sequence genome encodes:
- the LOC8080870 gene encoding protein FAR1-RELATED SEQUENCE 5, with protein MMEPQVVDLEDDSINFWASLGVSPHVDQMPLHNVQIVDHQAQPPLAAAVAQPQSVCRDLFPVESDACLEPRLGMEFESGEAAKTFYIAYAGRVGFSVRIARSRKSKCSESIIMLRFVCSREGFSKEKRVVAAAKKTRKRPASIREGCNAMLEVLRRGDSKWIVTKLVKEHNHEVGLPSRVQYIAIESDTVVDPYIGMEFESLESAKTFYYSYASRVGFEARVRQSRKSQDESLKMLKLVCSRHRYHSGRENNGEDTKRVRALDPSRDGCDALFEIIRKGKDTWTVSKLILEHTHELNPAPASKVHCVRSQGEVLVIANNFADTRNLLLNGQDSQYPREMRYNDLGPEDAQSLFEYLKKRQEEDPSFFYAVQHEMNGHNANIFWADAKARMAYYHFGDAVRFETAYRKNKETIPIVIFSGVNHHVQPVVFGCALLLDDSEASFTWLFEKWLEAMHMGPPVSLLSELNQGMTAAVAKVLPNTHHIFCEKHILDTMKEDLHGTCPDPEAFVTDLRKCIDGSRIEELFDSGWNSVIIKHELSNNELLQSLYDIRQQWAPAYTKKAFYPRNLMPTKCGSIEKAIEKYFSSKTELRVAVWQLGQAISSSFEAEVQADYFTMFQMPALSTASPVEKQGSSIFTSTIFALFQGQFVDSFGYHAERLDDDTVHKYRVKRYEGDEEIHTVYFNPDRSTVNCSCCLFESCGILCRHALRIFIIEGVRDLPKAYILKRWTKHAKNIITSDNYTDLRGDHEDPSTARFNDLCCHVVKFAKEGSKSSEIYAVAKDALSKAFDEVVQSSKNFRGQKNPQSYTMSLKRPIKKFGKAKDSSGKSSKRSASKNPLMESDDVT; from the coding sequence ATGATGGAGCCCCAGGTGGTGGACCTCGAGGATGACAGCATCAACTTCTGGGCCTCCCTCGGTGTTAGCCCCCACGTGGACCAGATGCCACTGCACAACGTCCAGATCGTCGACCATCAAGCTCAGCCACCACTGGCGGCGGCAGTGGCACAGCCGCAGTCCGTCTGCAGGGACCTCTTCCCGGTGGAGTCGGACGCCTGCCTGGAGCCTCGGCTGGGGATGGAGTTTGAGTCTGGTGAGGCTGCCAAGACGTTCTACATTGCTTATGCTGGCCGTGTTGGGTTCTCCGTTCGCATTGCCCGGTCACGCAAGTCTAAGTGCAGTGAGTCCATTATCATGCTAAGATTTGTGTGCTCAAGGGAAGGGTTCAGTAAGGAGAAACGTGTCGTCGCGGCTGCGAAGAAGACAAGGAAGCGCCCTGCCTCCATCAGGGAGGGTTGCAATGCCATGCTTGAGGTGCTCCGCAGAGGTGATAGCAAGTGGATTGTTACCAAGCTTGTCAAGGAGCACAATCATGAGGTTGGGCTGCCCAGTCGAGTGCAGTATATCGCCATCGAGAGTGATACTGTTGTTGACCCTTACATTGGTATGGAATTCGAGTCCCTTGAGTCCGCCAAGACATTCTACTACTCGTATGCCAGCCGTGTGGGGTTTGAAGCTCGTGTACGTCAGTCCCGCAAGTCGCAAGATGAGTCACTTAAGATGCTGAAGCTTGTGTGCTCTAGGCATCGATACCATTCAGGGCGGGAGAACAATGGAGAGGATACCAAGAGAGTACGTGCATTGGACCCCTCGAGGGATGGTTGTGATGCATTGTTTGAGATAATTCGGAAGGGAAAAGATACCTGGACGGTCTCCAAACTCATCCTAGAGCATACCCATGAGCTGAACCCAGCACCAGCAAGCAAAGTTCACTGTGTTCGGTCACAAGGTGAGGTACTTGTCATTGCAAATAATTTTGCGGACACACGTAATCTCCTTCTGAATGGCCAAGATTCTCAGTATCCAAGAGAGATGAGGTATAATGATTTAGGGCCAGAGGATGCTCAAAGCCTATTTGAATACCTTAAGAAGCGACAGGAAGAGGACCCTTCATTTTTCTATGCTGTGCAGCATGAAATGAATGGGCACAATGCCAATATCTTCTGGGCTGATGCTAAAGCTAGGATGGCTTACTACCATTTTGGTGATGCTGTTAGGTTTGAGACAGCATATCGGAAAAACAAGGAGACTATCCCTATCGTCATATTCTCAGGTGTCAATCATCATGTGCAGCCTGTTGTTTTTGGCTGTGCACTACTTCTTGATGACTCTGAAGCATCATTTACATGGTTGTTTGAGAAATGGCTTGAAGCAATGCACATGGGTCCACCTGTTTCTTTGCTATCAGAGTTGAACCAAGGAATGACAGCTGCTGTTGCCAAGGTATTACCCAATACCCACCATATTTTCTGTGAAAAGCATATCTTAGACACAATGAAGGAGGATCTACATGGTACGTGCCCAGATCCAGAGGCTTTTGTAACTGACCTAAGGAAGTGCATTGATGGGTCCAGAATAGAAGAACTGTTTGATTCAGGTTGGAACTCGGTCATCATAAAGCATGAGCTCAGCAACAATGAGCTTTTACAGTCTCTCTATGATATTCGCCAACAATGGGCCCCGGCATACACAAAAAAGGCATTTTATCCCAGAAACCTGATGCCAACAAAATGTGGAAGTATCGAGAAGGCTATTGAGAAGTACTTTTCGTCCAAGACTGAATTGCGGGTGGCAGTTTGGCAACTTGGACAGGCAATTTCTAGTTCATTTGAAGCTGAAGTTCAGGCAGATTATTTCACAATGTTTCAAATGCCAGCGTTGAGTACAGCCTCACCAGTAGAAAAACAAGGGAGTTCAATATTCACTAGCACAATATTTGCCTTATTTCAGGGGCAGTTTGTTGATTCTTTTGGGTACCATGCAGAGAGACTTGATGATGATACAGTACACAAGTATCGTGTCAAGAGATATGAAGGTGATGAGGAGATACATACCGTCTATTTCAATCCCGATCGAAGTACAGTGAATTGTAGTTGCTGCCTGTTCGAGAGCTGTGGTATCTTGTGCAGGCATGCTCTCCGGATTTTCATTATCGAAGGAGTACGTGATCTTCCAAAGGCTTATATCCTGAAACGTTGGACAAAGCATGCAAAAAATATTATCACCTCTGATAACTACACTGATCTGAGGGGAGACCATGAAGATCCTTCAACTGCAAGGTTCAATGATTTGTGCTGTCATGTGGTAAAATTTGCAAAAGAAGGTTCAAAATCCTCTGAAATCTATGCAGTCGCTAAAGATGCACTATCCAAGGCTTTTGATGAGGTAGTACAGTCGTCGAAGAACTTTAGAGggcagaaaaatccgcaaagcTATACAATGTCACTGAAAAGGCcaatcaagaagtttggtaagGCCAAAGATTCCTCCGGTAAAAGCTCAAAGAGGTCAGCATCTAAAAATCCACTCATGGAGAGTGATGATGTTACATGA
- the LOC8080868 gene encoding uncharacterized protein LOC8080868 — translation MSSSWSTRGGEPPGGGGGGSHAHGPRPVHEPERSHLDARQTEESPTRSGRAHDHDQLRVREQQPRRTYNFRRRHRSDALQWATAVLCTVLAVVVLVGAVSILVVVLLLQPRAPYVAVPAATARLDTLVYDQLGALDDVQLSLRVEARNGNAHSAATFSRLECRLAFDGAALAVLRADTFRVPARGALPLAYVARAQGAPLGTADSAAMEAALRDGVVPFEVEGEARTRWKVAGVVTINQWTRLACQMRFFWPNGTALPFKCNSKSKFLFF, via the coding sequence ATGTCGTCGTCGTGGTCCACCCGAGGCGGCGAGCcccctggcggcggcggtggtggcagCCATGCCCATGGCCCGCGCCCCGTCCATGAGCCGGAGCGGAGCCACCTCGACGCTCGCCAGACGGAGGAATCGCCGACTCGGAGCGGGCGCGCCCACGACCACGACCAGCTCCGCGTCCGCGAGCAGCAGCCTCGGCGGACGTACAACTTCAGGAGGAGGCACCGGTCGGACGCGCTGCAGTGGGCGACGGCGGTGCTGTGCACGGTGCTGGCGGTGGTGGTGCTGGTGGGCGCCGTGTCGATCCTGGTGGTGGTGCTACTGCTGCAGCCCCGGGCGCCGTACGTGGCGGtgccggcggcgacggcgaggctgGACACGCTGGTGTACGACCAGCTCGGCGCgctggacgacgtgcagctCTCGCTCCGCGTGGAGGCCCGCAACGGCAACGCCCACTCCGCGGCGACCTTCTCGCGGCTCGAGTGCCGCCTCGCGTTCGACGGCGCCGCGCTCGCGGTGCTCCGCGCCGACACGTTCCGCGTCCCGGCCAGGGGCGCCCTGCCGCTGGCGTACGTGGCGCGCGCGCAGGGCGCGCCGCTGGGCACCGCCGACAGCGCCGCCATGGAGGCCGCACTCCGCGACGGCGTCGTGCCGTTCGAGGTGGAAGGGGAGGCCAGGACGCGTTGGAAGGTCGCCGGGGTCGTCACCATCAACCAGTGGACGCGCCTTGCGTGCCAGATGCGCTTCTTCTGGCCTAACGGCACCGCGCTCCCGTTCAAAtgcaactcaaaatccaagttCTTGTTCTTCTGA
- the LOC8080869 gene encoding uncharacterized protein LOC8080869, translated as MDPEPFVRLSVGQLGLKLPGGNASKAAGRLCDCEIRLGGFPVQTAPVPLIHSPAFNLDPFTNAAVFSLDESDLRALAAPGCFRAPRTSCLEVAVYYLARFGASSRCGGVVAAACRRKRLVGVFRVELASSEWRDGKPVLLHHGWAGIGKGEASARPELHLRVKLEADPRYIFQFDDDIALNPQVVQLHGSIRQPVFSCKFIRDRRPSQSDPLGGGGQYWSSSSSEEKDMEMVRRERKGWKVVIHDLSGSAVAAAFMATPFVPAPGGDTVARSNPGAWLIVRADTTGSSDSWQPWGRLEAWRDAAAASGGKDTVRLRLHLLPDRHDDCVLVSEAPLSSDKGGEFFIDMDRQAPSATAAEHCAASLGAACAGGGFVMSCRVEGEARSSRPFVQLAMRHVTCMEDAAMFVALAAAVDLSVKACRPFRRKPNKKAGSPSPDLLELDT; from the exons ATGGATCCCGAGCCATTTGTGCGGCTCTCAGTCGGGCAGCTCGGTCTGAAGCTCCCCGGCGGGAACGCCAGCAAGGCGGCCGGCCGGCTGTGCGACTGCGAGATCCGGCTGGGCGGGTTCCCGGTGCAGACCGCTCCGGTGCCGCTGATCCACTCCCCGGCGTTCAACCTGGACCCGTTCACCAACGCGGCGGTCTTCTCCCTCGACGAGTCCGACCTCAGGGCGCTGGCGGCGCCGGGGTGCTTCCGGGCCCCGCGGACGTCGTGCCTCGAGGTCGCCGTGTACTACCTGGCCCGCTTCGGCGCTTCTTCTCGCTGCGGCGGCGTCGTCGCTGCCGCCTGCAGGAGGAAGCGGCTGGTCGGCGTGTTCAGGGTGGAGCTCGCGTCGTCGGAGTGGCGGGACGGCAAGCCCGTGCTGCTCCACCATGGGTGGGCCGGCATCGGCAAGGGGGAGGCCAGCGCCAGGCCGGAGCTCCACCTCAGGGTGAAGCTGGAGGCTGACCCCCGCTACATCTTCCAGTTTGACGATGACATCGCGCTCAACCCGCAGGTCGTCCAGCTCCATGGCAGCATCCGGCAGCCCGTGTTCAGCTGCAAGTTCATCCGCGACAGGCG GCCGTCTCAGAGTGACCCGTTGGGCGGCGGCGGGCAGTACTGGTCGAGCTCCAGCAGCGAGGAGAAGGACATGGAGATGGTGAGGCGGGAGAGGAAGGGGTGGAAGGTGGTGATCCACGACCTGTCCGGCTCGGCCGTCGCGGCGGCGTTCATGGCCACGCCGTTCGTGCCGGCGCCGGGCGGGGACACGGTGGCGCGGTCCAACCCGGGCGCCTGGCTCATCGTGCGCGCCGACACCACGGGGTCCTCGGACAGCTGGCAGCCGTGGGGTCGGCTGGAGGCGTGGcgcgacgcggcggcggcgagcggcggcaaGGACACGGTGCGCCTGCGGCTGCACCTGCTCCCGGACCGCCACGACGACTGCGTGCTGGTGTCGGAGGCGCCACTGAGCAGCGACAAGGGCGGGGAGTTCTTCATCGACATGGACAGGCAGGCGCCCTCCGCCACGGCGGCGGAGCACTGCGCGGCGAGCCTTGGCGCCGCGTGCGCCGGCGGAGGGTTCGTCATGAGCTGCAGGGTGGAAGGGGAGGCGAGGAGCAGCAGGCCGTTCGTGCAGCTCGCCATGCGCCACGTCACGTGCATGGAGGACGCCGCCATGTTCGTCGCGCTCGCCGCCGCAGTCGACCTCAGCGTCAAGGCGTGCCGCCCGTTCCGGAGGAAGCCGAACAAGAAGGCTGGCTCGCCGTCGCCCGACCTTCTCGAGCTCGACACGTAG